Within the Zea mays cultivar B73 chromosome 10, Zm-B73-REFERENCE-NAM-5.0, whole genome shotgun sequence genome, the region GGCGAGCGGCAACGACAAGCGACCTAAAAAAAGTAATTTTCCACCTTAAAAACTATGGTGGAAACCCAAGCAAAGAAGTGCGAAAAGAGAAATGGTGGAAAAAGTATTAGACTTCAAGCGCAAAGGGAAAGTCCATGAATAATGAGATAAATCAAGTATCACCAAGTATTATTTATACCCAGAAACATTGACAACAAAGGGATGCCCACAAATCAGTGTATGATAAAAAACATGTATAGCCTGAGAGGAGCTAGAGAAGGGGAGTCGAACATGCTGACCTAGCTAACAGGCATGTTATAGATGCTCACGAGTACCCCAAATACATCCATTGATAGTGGGCTACATGGGCTGGGCTCGAGGCCCATAACACACTTAAACTCTAAGTCTCACAAATTCACCATGAAATGTGTCTTGAAAGTGCTTAGCATTCAAGATGTTAATTTATTTTTCTATAAATTCAGTCGAAGTTAGAGAAGTTTGATTTTGTTTAGGTTAGAAATATTACAACATTACATTTTTGGGATGTAGTACTTCAACATCCATAACTGTTCATCTGCATTTCTTTTTCTTCCAATCCAAGTTGTGAAATGCTATTTCTGCCTCTGGTTTATTTTGTGATGGCTCATAATCTGTGTTGTAACCATATGGGCAGAAATCTTCTTTACAGTATGCTGATGATCCTGGTCAACAAGAGATGTTTCGACCTCTTGCTGGAGCAATAAGGGCAACATCGCCACATCTCTTGAGAACACATGCATCTGATGTGAATCTAGATGGGCCATTAGCCAATTCAAGGAGAAACTTGTCCAGATCACCACCTCTTGATGTGTTCCCTAGGAATGTTTCCCCAAAGAGACCACTAGAGAGGCTACCACCATCTCATTCTGTATTGGGACCTGATCCCAGAAAATTGCCTGATCGAAATGGCAGGTTAAGGTGGGCTTTGGACGATGGTGCACAGTGGCCTACAATAAGTATGCTTGATGAAGAGTACAGGAAGCAAAGTGCAAGGGAACTTATTGATGCATATGGAAATTGTCAAGGACGAGATGCTGATGAACGACTTCCTAAAGTACAGCGCCTGGATTCAAATGGTATGACTAGCAAATCTGGTGCACGAAATTGGTTAACTTCAGAGGAAGAGTATTCATGGGAGGATATGAGTCCAACTTTGACTGATCGAGTCAGAAGCAGCATGCCATCTTTTCCTCCTGGAACCATGAGAATTGGATTTCCTGGGGCAAATGCAGGGCTACTGGAATCTGATGTTGGGAGGCACAATTTCCTAAGCCAAGCTACTAGATCATCAGTtgatgtttcaccatttaataTTGAAGATAGGATTTCAGCTGCAAGTGTATGGTTGTCTGATCTCTCTTTAAATAATAGTGAATCATAACATTAGCATAACGCTTTGTGTGTCTATCGTCACCACCTGCAGTCCTATGAAATAATTTTTCTCCCTTTTATTTAAAACAATTATGGTTCCACACAATTGGATTGCTGCTTTCTATTCTAATATATCTGTAAAAATCGTTGTTCTAAAAGGCTGGATGCCAACTAGCCATGTGCTGTCTAGTTCAATTGGGCGGGCTAGGTGGCCCCAGGTACGCATGATGAGCTAGTTGGGCCAGACTGCCATTGGAGTGGCGGAAGCAGTAGCTTGCAAAGGGCCAACAAGACCATGACCTTTTGTTCCATCTGCTTCCTTCTTCTCCCGCTCATATTCTTAGCTAAGGTCATATACCACATGGCCCATGTATGCAAGTTAGCCTGTGCAGACAATGCAGTACTTTGCTGCCAGCCTAGAGCCTAGTGCCCTTCAGATCAATGATGAAGATGTGCTATGGAAAAACTCCAAGTAACATCAGATGTACTAATATAGACTTCAGCTTGCTGATCTAGAGATATTATTGCCAAATTTCGACTGACATATCCTTTGACAATCCTTGTTTGACTGAAAGGACAAAAGAGTAGTTTTGTAAAAATTGTGCAAATAAATTAGTCAGAGAAACAACATTTTGTGTTACCGCATATGTATGCTGTTAGGGAAGGAACTTTATAAGCGTAGTTTTTCAGCAGTTTATTCCTTTGTATTTTACAATTTGATGTAAAACAATCAATGCCTTCGCCCTTCGGCCACTCATAGATTTTAAGTAGGACTAGCACATTATTTCCCAGTAGCCTTCAGCAGGTTTTAGGCACGTGTGCATTATTTAACTGTTTTCTTGTCTTATACTTAACTGAAACCCTTTGAACCCTTTTGTCCATGCACCAAATAGAATTCATATGCAAACTTGTCAACATGGTAGTGTTGTCTCTATGAATCTATGAACACCTACTGACAGGGACACCTTCCTCTTGCAGCATGTTGACATTTCCACAAGGAGATATCCAAGCAATTTTGGTGTTCAGAATGGAGCTCTTTTGGAGTACCAGAATTCTGAACATACTCTAAATCATGGGAGAATTGCTACCATGCCAGCTCCACCTTGGCAACAGCCTATTGGTCTTCCATTGCGAATACAAGGACCTGAACATCCTTCAGTACTTGGTAGAATACCACAGCCTGTCGACGGTGAAATGCCAGTCAAGAGGTTGGACATTAGTGGCACGTACAATGGTTTGAATGTAGATAAACCCTTGGTGAAGCATAGGTCATCACCTGCTCCTGCCCCGACAGAATGGCTCCCCCTTCACCATGCCCAATCACAAACTTTACCACTAATTCCACCTGATACCAAACATGTTAGAAGTGCATCAGATAGTTTAGAAATTAGTTCTTTTGTTAGCCATGGAGGTAGTTCATCAGTATTTGTTCCACGGCATCAGTATGATGCCGTGGATCGGAAAACAGGTACCAGTAACTTAGCTCAACCACCATCACCATATCAGAACCAAGATTTGTTGCCATCAAGTCAACAAAATCAAGGTACAATTTTGGGAAACCAAGCTCATCCTCATCGTCCCCTAAAGTTACATCCCCATGCTCATCCTCACCATCAGGAGACCTTTAGAAGCTTTGCACCTGGCATGTCTGTATCTCCATTCCAAGGACAAGGAGGTAATGCAACCATGACACCAGTTTCTGTTCTGCCAACGTCTTTTTCTGTACCTCCTGCTGTGCCACCCTATGGCGTGCTGTCTGCACCTGGGTTTCCTATGCCACCATTACCGCCTGGACCACCAGCACCTGTCTCACTGCAGATGGGTTCATCATCATCACAAGTTGGTGGCCCCCAACCATTTGTCTCTGGACTGTTGAGTAACCTTATGCGGCACGGTGTAATTTCACTGGAACCACCTAGTCAATCCCAGGTATTTCTCATGCTTCATGCGTTGTATTATATGACATTATTCTGTTCATATTTATACTGTTAATTGAGGGGAAAATTGTGAATATTTTTTTGTAGGATTCTGTTGGAGTTGACTTCAATGTAGACCTCAAGGTACGGAATGAATCTGTCACCAATGCTTTGTATCAGGATCTTCCAAGGCAGTGCAAAACTTGTGGTCTTCGATTTAAATGCCAAGAGGAGCATCGTGCTCACATGGACTGGCATGTTACAAAGAACAGGAATTCAAAGAATCGTAAGAAATCTTCACGTAAATATTTTGTCACCGCTGTTGAATGGTTAAGAGCAGCAGAAACAGTAGGAAACGATGGAGTTCCTGCTTTTGTGCTCTCAGACCCAGTCCCAGACAGACAGGAAGAGAAAGAAATTGCTGTTCCTGCGGATGAGGAGCAAACATCCTGTGCATTATGTCAAGAGCCATTTGAAGATTTCTACAGTGATGAGACTGACGAGTGGATGTACAGAGGTGCAGTTTATATGAATGCACCAGATGGTAATATCGATGGTTTGGAATGGTCACAGTTGGGACCTATTGTCCATGCTAAATGTCGATCTGGGCCCGGCAATACTTCTTAGGGTGGGCATAGCTGGTGAGTATCTATTCATTTTTTGTGCTATAATAAATATATATGAACTTTTAGATGTACATAGTTTTTTTCTTGAGGTTAACCTCACTGTAAACAATGGATATTATCTCCTTGCGAGTATTTAGCTGTATTCCAACACATTTTTAGCTATGATTATGTGTTATCTGACTGAACAAAAATGCTGGATGTGATATGCAATGTTCATGAATTTTCCATTATTTATTGTCAGTGTTCTCTGTTAGATGAATATACTCTCACATTCGGGACCCattattttttgtttggttttgcctggtgcagtggtgagagctGTCTTAGTGAGCACTAGGTTACGGGTTCGAAGCAGTCTCTCCACATTTGCGGAAGGAACgcttgcctcggtttatcccttCCCTAGACCCCGCTAATGTGGGAGTCTCTGGCACTAGGTCTGCCCTTTTTGTCGTGCTGAACCATTTTGCAGATCCATCATATGGATTCTCAGGATGTCCAATTCTACTGGCATATATAATGAGAGGACCTTCAGTTGCTCTCTTGAATAGTTAGTTACTGTTTGAAGGATTATGTAGGTTTAAAAATGGAAATGTGAATGCTCATGTTTGTTCAAGACTTCAAGTAATATACTTTTTTAATTGGTGTAACTTTGGTAATGACGAAGGTAATCATGCTAATTATGTGATTTTATATGCTAATGACTATGCTTTTTTATAATTTTCTAGCATGACTATGCTTTTCATCTCTCACCTTTTAGTATCTAAGGAAGGATAAAAGCAGGCTTTGGACTAATTTGTCAAAAATGACGATGTTTAGGAGTTCAGGACTATTGTAGTCCCTTTTCGTTCGTACTTGACTATTTTTGAGCAGGCTTTGCACTAATTTTGTAAACAATGACCATTGTAGTCCCTTTTCATTCGTACTTGACTATTTTTCCCATCATGGCATTACTAATCTGCACAATTATTTTGGCATCTTGGATATATTTTCTCAAGCAGGCGTGATCTAATTTATAAAAAAGTGGCAATAATCAGGAGGTCAGGACTAGCACAGTTACTTTCTATTTGCTCTTCACTAGGTTTGCCCATCATGGCATCACTAATCTGCGCAGCTATTATGTTTGCCAATCAAAGATTCATACATTTAGTTGAACGACGCTAATACTGTGTATCTCATTTTGTCATTCCCTGACAACGATATCCTGGTGC harbors:
- the LOC100280286 gene encoding uncharacterized protein LOC100280286 isoform 1 (isoform 1 is encoded by transcript variant 1), with translation MAGAAASPVAAHVVERFRSRLREEAGSGEPGASAVVRLYAEALRELTFNCKPVITELTIVAGQHAALAAGGIAGAVCARVAEVPPDQILPSLYLLDSIVKNIGGEYVEHFAIRLQSVFVDAYYRVHPNQYASMRRLFRTWWPVFPSSVLHSIEDDLQFSPSENNRPTTSTNVHQTESLSPRPSHGIHVNPKYLEAQHKFKRVNVAHQSAAQDTRQMSDVQEDLINGLTSNSSQGRPSVFQKSSLQYADDPGQQEMFRPLAGAIRATSPHLLRTHASDVNLDGPLANSRRNLSRSPPLDVFPRNVSPKRPLERLPPSHSVLGPDPRKLPDRNGRLRWALDDGAQWPTISMLDEEYRKQSARELIDAYGNCQGRDADERLPKVQRLDSNGMTSKSGARNWLTSEEEYSWEDMSPTLTDRVRSSMPSFPPGTMRIGFPGANAGLLESDVGRHNFLSQATRSSVDVSPFNIEDRISAASHVDISTRRYPSNFGVQNGALLEYQNSEHTLNHGRIATMPAPPWQQPIGLPLRIQGPEHPSVLGRIPQPVDGEMPVKRLDISGTYNGLNVDKPLVKHRSSPAPAPTEWLPLHHAQSQTLPLIPPDTKHVRSASDSLEISSFVSHGGSSSVFVPRHQYDAVDRKTGTSNLAQPPSPYQNQDLLPSSQQNQGTILGNQAHPHRPLKLHPHAHPHHQETFRSFAPGMSVSPFQGQGGNATMTPVSVLPTSFSVPPAVPPYGVLSAPGFPMPPLPPGPPAPVSLQMGSSSSQVGGPQPFVSGLLSNLMRHGVISLEPPSQSQDSVGVDFNVDLKVRNESVTNALYQDLPRQCKTCGLRFKCQEEHRAHMDWHVTKNRNSKNRKKSSRKYFVTAVEWLRAAETVGNDGVPAFVLSDPVPDRQEEKEIAVPADEEQTSCALCQEPFEDFYSDETDEWMYRGAVYMNAPDGNIDGLEWSQLGPIVHAKCRSGPGNTS
- the LOC100280286 gene encoding uncharacterized protein LOC100280286 isoform 2 (isoform 2 is encoded by transcript variant 2); translated protein: MAGAAASPVAAHVVERFRSRLREEAGSGEPGASAVVRLYAEALRELTFNCKPVITELTIVAGQHAALAAGGIAGAVCARVAEVPPDQILPSLYLLDSIVKNIGGEYVEHFAIRLQSVFVDAYYRVHPNQYASMRRLFRTWWPVFPSSVLHSIEDDLQFSPSENNRPTTSTNVHQTESLSPRPSHGIHVNPKYLEAQHKFKRVNVAHQSAAQDTRQMSDVQEDLINGLTSNSSQGRPSVFQHVDISTRRYPSNFGVQNGALLEYQNSEHTLNHGRIATMPAPPWQQPIGLPLRIQGPEHPSVLGRIPQPVDGEMPVKRLDISGTYNGLNVDKPLVKHRSSPAPAPTEWLPLHHAQSQTLPLIPPDTKHVRSASDSLEISSFVSHGGSSSVFVPRHQYDAVDRKTGTSNLAQPPSPYQNQDLLPSSQQNQGTILGNQAHPHRPLKLHPHAHPHHQETFRSFAPGMSVSPFQGQGGNATMTPVSVLPTSFSVPPAVPPYGVLSAPGFPMPPLPPGPPAPVSLQMGSSSSQVGGPQPFVSGLLSNLMRHGVISLEPPSQSQDSVGVDFNVDLKVRNESVTNALYQDLPRQCKTCGLRFKCQEEHRAHMDWHVTKNRNSKNRKKSSRKYFVTAVEWLRAAETVGNDGVPAFVLSDPVPDRQEEKEIAVPADEEQTSCALCQEPFEDFYSDETDEWMYRGAVYMNAPDGNIDGLEWSQLGPIVHAKCRSGPGNTS
- the LOC100280286 gene encoding uncharacterized protein isoform X1, which codes for MAGAAASPVAAHVVERFRSRLREEAGSGEPGASAVVRLYAEALRELTFNCKPVITELTIVAGQHAALAAGGIAGAVCARVAEVPPDQILPSLYLLDSIVKNIGGEYVEHFAIRLQSVFVDAYYRVHPNQYASMRRLFRTWWPVFPSSVLHSIEDDLQFSPSENNRPTTSTNVHQTESLSPRPSHGIHVNPKYLEAQHKFKRVNVAHQSAAQDTRQMSDVQEDLINGLTSNSSQGRPSVFQYADDPGQQEMFRPLAGAIRATSPHLLRTHASDVNLDGPLANSRRNLSRSPPLDVFPRNVSPKRPLERLPPSHSVLGPDPRKLPDRNGRLRWALDDGAQWPTISMLDEEYRKQSARELIDAYGNCQGRDADERLPKVQRLDSNGMTSKSGARNWLTSEEEYSWEDMSPTLTDRVRSSMPSFPPGTMRIGFPGANAGLLESDVGRHNFLSQATRSSVDVSPFNIEDRISAASHVDISTRRYPSNFGVQNGALLEYQNSEHTLNHGRIATMPAPPWQQPIGLPLRIQGPEHPSVLGRIPQPVDGEMPVKRLDISGTYNGLNVDKPLVKHRSSPAPAPTEWLPLHHAQSQTLPLIPPDTKHVRSASDSLEISSFVSHGGSSSVFVPRHQYDAVDRKTGTSNLAQPPSPYQNQDLLPSSQQNQGTILGNQAHPHRPLKLHPHAHPHHQETFRSFAPGMSVSPFQGQGGNATMTPVSVLPTSFSVPPAVPPYGVLSAPGFPMPPLPPGPPAPVSLQMGSSSSQVGGPQPFVSGLLSNLMRHGVISLEPPSQSQDSVGVDFNVDLKVRNESVTNALYQDLPRQCKTCGLRFKCQEEHRAHMDWHVTKNRNSKNRKKSSRKYFVTAVEWLRAAETVGNDGVPAFVLSDPVPDRQEEKEIAVPADEEQTSCALCQEPFEDFYSDETDEWMYRGAVYMNAPDGNIDGLEWSQLGPIVHAKCRSGPGNTS